One window from the genome of Lysobacter helvus encodes:
- the msrA gene encoding peptide-methionine (S)-S-oxide reductase MsrA has product MTTQTSTALLAGGCFWGMQDLIRRQPGILATRVGYSGGDVPNATYRNHGTHAEAIEITFDPAQTSYRDILEFFFQIHDPSTKNRQGNDVGMSYRSAIFYLDDEQKRVAEDTIADVDASGLWPGKVVTEVSPAGPFWQAEPEHQDYLERYPEGYTCHVIRPGWKLPKRA; this is encoded by the coding sequence ATGACCACGCAAACGAGTACCGCGCTGCTGGCCGGCGGCTGCTTCTGGGGCATGCAGGACCTGATCCGGCGCCAGCCCGGCATCCTCGCCACGCGCGTGGGCTACAGCGGCGGCGACGTGCCGAACGCGACCTACCGCAACCACGGCACGCACGCCGAGGCGATCGAGATCACCTTCGATCCGGCGCAGACGAGCTATCGCGACATCCTGGAGTTCTTCTTCCAGATCCACGACCCGTCGACGAAGAACCGCCAGGGCAACGACGTCGGCATGAGCTATCGCTCGGCGATCTTCTACCTGGACGACGAACAGAAGCGCGTGGCCGAAGACACGATCGCGGATGTCGATGCGTCGGGTTTGTGGCCGGGCAAGGTGGTCACCGAAGTCTCGCCGGCCGGCCCGTTCTGGCAAGCCGAACCGGAACACCAGGATTACCTGGAGCGTTATCCCGAGGGCTACACCTGCCACGTGATCCGCCCGGGCTGGAAGCTGCCGAAGCGCGCGTGA
- a CDS encoding PaaI family thioesterase, whose amino-acid sequence MTTLGARLASVAEGEVHISLPSRPEICQQNGYVHAGALTTILDSACGFAALSVAPDDCDVLTVEFKVNLLRPALADHFVAIGKVRKAGRMLTVCTAEILATQDGKDVSIALMQATIANLSKTR is encoded by the coding sequence ATGACGACGCTGGGCGCGAGGCTCGCGTCCGTTGCGGAAGGCGAGGTGCACATCTCGCTGCCTTCCCGCCCGGAGATCTGCCAGCAGAACGGCTACGTCCACGCGGGTGCGCTCACCACCATCCTGGACAGCGCGTGCGGCTTCGCCGCGCTGAGCGTGGCGCCGGACGACTGCGACGTATTGACCGTTGAATTCAAGGTCAACCTCCTGCGACCTGCGCTCGCGGACCATTTCGTCGCCATCGGCAAGGTCAGGAAGGCCGGCAGGATGCTGACGGTGTGCACCGCTGAAATCCTGGCGACGCAAGACGGGAAAGACGTCTCCATCGCCCTCATGCAGGCCACGATCGCCAATCTTTCGAAGACCCGGTAG
- a CDS encoding TMEM175 family protein, with translation MLRKATPERLTLFSDGVFAVLITVLVLELRPPAQSTYAALLAHWPSWLSYGMSYVFIAIVWMNHHYLLRYAREATPRLLWTNFAHLFAMSLVPLSTAWMARSKLAPAPVSFYAAVFVLVNATYLGLITELIGRAPADVAPARIRHRMRLRATFTLGLFVVATVVGLFAPLIAIALCFVCLVVYLRPDPPGV, from the coding sequence ATGCTCCGCAAGGCCACGCCGGAACGCCTGACCCTGTTTTCCGACGGCGTCTTCGCCGTCCTCATCACCGTGCTGGTGCTGGAACTGCGCCCGCCCGCGCAAAGCACCTATGCCGCGCTGCTGGCGCACTGGCCGTCATGGCTGAGCTACGGGATGAGCTACGTGTTCATCGCCATCGTCTGGATGAACCACCATTACCTGCTGCGCTACGCGCGCGAAGCCACGCCGCGCCTGCTGTGGACCAACTTCGCGCACCTGTTCGCGATGTCGCTGGTGCCGCTGTCGACGGCGTGGATGGCACGCAGCAAATTGGCGCCGGCGCCCGTGTCGTTCTACGCGGCGGTCTTCGTGCTGGTGAACGCGACGTACCTCGGGCTGATCACCGAACTCATCGGGCGCGCACCGGCCGATGTCGCACCGGCGCGGATCCGCCACCGGATGCGGCTGCGGGCCACGTTCACGCTGGGCTTGTTCGTGGTCGCGACCGTGGTGGGGTTGTTCGCACCCCTGATCGCCA